In Plasmodium vinckei vinckei genome assembly, chromosome: PVVCY_01, one DNA window encodes the following:
- a CDS encoding reticulocyte binding protein, putative — MMKKIIYITTAYIVLFTSLEITHGRRIETEKKNHDTQLNNFYLYHNLERVNLSDSNSSNEKQYNNKNNAINDNKFIQPHLITYFGSQKDTANDEITLYNDYTNKNNFDAFKSFNNDNEKANKKETIVKSSFIQKSTAPQFDPYIYNEIDIIYGASYTDENLEFLYVKLKMCYDLRTIDKSGYYSSKRLLDSILNKLKQIENDIVTIKKECEPRRTKVIDEMVKFQDPLYEYYKNPMDVYYNSYENSKRDYVNCILPGFKNLEPRLDGILSSLKLEYDYVCYYSYWDIDATYKQYANHVYNSILFYLDDVNRYPMPNDKETVPHIKSLIQILESEGENESLKSKLIFLEKQFEDVIYKSRIYLDKCLSSHLLTEDYLKDSEISPYYYELLEKIKRIIKRREIFTYNATKLKYLEIIYKHQKEVLNHFVKTIGRLLIEKPDPNNNQIFIDDFDEFDKEIPKSNLTALETKFIDIFEQEWSSYDNKKTLGKNANQDNIVSLILKRMEEFKEVIESMELYKIRGVPSKMKILSKIDNNLNKETYKEIEDGLKESYELAKNWKKIKLNVKTILEEDYEHAIKLEKEINDLFKKYLEIKDEIIYLSKLKLELKEKIKNISDKNEYVKKAIDLKKVIENNNAYIDELAKISPYQVTEYLKNKDNIYSTIKSELSEIYQGNLDALYNQLSSIVKENAIDNTEEKEKIEDLKSKIDKEYNKIPIMETETIELNLDTMEDKKNELLSIIVKMKKHIYSELNNEINKIVKDFKSKEKQLSSNINDYSNYIDKLNKYKSKISEIKNQYNDQSNIDNINDEDEKQNYEESKEYIKTIYAKEDEIFKTINEMKPMKSDILNKVNEFVNFENNHKEKINSEHESFTELVNKIKNEISDDQLNDYEKKLNDSKSLINETRKSIEEEYQNMNTLKKANMYLKICKNTTESIENFRNKQNKLNKMLNKNIEAIQNCNLIEKSYTNKFYKTLTDKKIELEKTFTELSLSNYETSNNELIKYFNDLKKKLGTPTGNILYQHLAEKEKATNDIEQKNINANKNISNIEMAIHTSIYNISDEIEKLIGKNIELLNKEILKRAEISITNFNEIKEKLMHYNFDDFAKEENIKYADEINKIKNNIKTLDQKVDKNIKTLTEKKITSENYINEIKTQISDLEYVTDKIIYNEDPKEIEKKIENIVTKIYKKIYIYDNMNKLLNEIAEIEKDKTSLEEVNNINMLYGKSLNKLFLEKINEEKKKSENMIKTMEKYIKDIDEIKNQSPKGEMNTFNMSNSNYKDHYITSQENDKSISDIREKYLKLTEENYEKSNINDIKKTMEIYLLNAQNNNSDINLYLNEITNLYNILKLNNIKNIIDEVKEYTKQIEEYNKNVKSELDKSEALIKTVKEKSNLETCISKIGSTVDGKDVNECIKNVTESKNYILSEESNNDAYFKNAKENNENASLLFKNIEIANNKVKYIMGTKNDNGTSDINYNLDELKENMDKSKKYKDEADKNEKQTETNKILFEQYKKNVTELLNKYSELAIKNNIAETKKDSNVIINEIKELQKQITLQEKRLEQNIKKIKKEKFSIEDDNVNNNKSNTAAIAIQTSLENLENKLLKITNIKKKINDCLTETESIAEQISSFSINSQDTELSSLQTYLESLKDLKKNIEDQKTEFNILDSEIKIIENDVDHHKKNYEIGILEKIKETAITNKEELESIKTSIESTIKTVISSFNINDLEGIKTNENLEKYNTEMNNIYNEFINSYNLIINYPETVSKEPITYDQIKNKRITAQNEFLKIIEIKKKSKSYLDNVKIKEVDRLITHFKSKLDNLNDKFTKEHSNIKKGFKDISKSIENVKSSTDENSLFDILKKINDAYIGMIGKTYYSYKDEAESIFKNMVKLAYSINIQIQNNSGINLFDNVNIAVLSRLKSKTKDTLKFIPSQENEPEIYTKIRNSYDILLDIFKKSQNTHRKEQDILNIMKKNQRLYEKLHKSNVLKGALSDTKYKKENILNGVKLVLHKFDELNQLTCDSQNYDTILELSNQNQIKTKIDNYEQEKRKFVMDFNVTVMEEKLDNIIKSIKKFENNHDSSKKKDSNIQFNDQLNKMTELFNTEIKIIENKIIEKNGLIDKLTKMRKECLLFSYATLVETLKSKVNNYSKFIASATKFSKKYLEFINNSTDSLNDDIDALQTKYNLNQTKKHMVSNITDDKNNLIEKEKEATQTINNLTKLFTIDSNNIDVNTLHSNKLQMTYFYSQLQKSIESIKQLYRTIRAFKLSNIGQINQKYFDISKQFDNILQLQKNKLTENLNNLKEIEQYVSDKKRIFFHTVNDNTNFNTLKEIYYNIISRENKAHDIKNVNNKENENLTQYTDTITKLTKKIQDILNFVTTYENDNNIIKEHIQDNDENNVSKIKEILKTTIQSFQHIQNKINEIKAKFYGDNNINSIIITISQNANNIKTLFSEDLTIESKLIQIENRLKNIKNAAHEIRSEEIVQYTNSIYKYIDNQFKKIESNPNKNEIDSTMETIRTYNQVSKVKLQQISNSQNEFASIISDITSLITLIKSKYGNNHILYMVAIRHQEDAQNIFNDLNKSQNILTQSIKKNKEKIEDLGYISHNIQNNNNLHTINNHQEMPQIKYPNNTSHNNNDDAKYQNYHHSNSDKKGSSKTKSSRDSIKFAGAIAFGLVVCCAIASFPKKNDTNEVNLDNDEGFDHEEENAYFKRNDEMIEISMNEYY; from the exons atgatgaaaaaaattatctaTATTACAACTGCTTATATTGTTCTGTTTACTTCATTAG AAATAACTCATGGGAGAAGAATTGAGACGGAAAAAAAGAACCATGACACACAgttaaacaatttttatttatatcataatttaGAAAGAGTAAATCTTAGTGATTCAAACTCTtcaaatgaaaaacaatataataataaaaataatgccATTAATGataacaaatttatacaACCCCATTTGATTACCTACTTTGGAAGTCAAAAAGACACCGcaaatgatgaaataacATTATACAATGACTacacaaataaaaacaacTTCGATGCTTTTAAAAGTTTTAATAATGACAACGAAaaagcaaataaaaaagaaactaTAGTTAAAAGTTcttttattcaaaaatcCACTGCACCACAATTCGAtccttatatatataacgaaatagatattatatatggtGCATCATATACAGACGAAAATTtagaatttttatatgtgaaattaaaaatgtgttaCGATCTTCGAACCATAGACAAATCTGGCTATTATAGTTCAAAACGTCTATTAGATTCCATATTGAATAAACTCAAACaaatagaaaatgatatagtaacaataaaaaaagaatgtgAACCTCGAAGAACCAAGGTAATAGATGAAATGGTCAAATTTCAAGATCCTctttatgaatattataaGAATCCCATGGatgtttattataattcatATGAAAATTCCAAAAGAGACTATGTGAATTGCATCCTTCCAGGATTTAAAAATCTAGAACCCAGATTAGATGGTATTCTTTCATCGTTGAAACTTGAATATGACTATGTATGTTATTATAGCTATTGGGATATAGATGCCACTTATAAACAATATGCTAATCATGTATACAatagtattttattttatttggatGATGTAAACAGATATCCGATGCCAAATGATAAAGAAACTGTTCCACATATAAAATCATTAATTCAAATTTTAGAGTCTGAGGGGGAGAACGAATCTCTTAAAAGTaaactaatttttttagaaaaacAGTTTGAAGATGTTATATACAAATCGAGGATCTACCTGGACAAGTGTTTATCGTCTCATTTATTGACAGAAGACTATCTAAAGGATAGTGAAATTTCACCTTATTACTATGAATTATTAGAAAAGATTAAacgaataataaaaagacgAGAAATTTTCACTTATAATGCAACGAAGCTAAAATATttggaaataatatataagcaTCAAAAAGAAGTATTAAATCATTTTGTTAAAACAATAGGAAGGCTATTAATAGAAAAACCTGATCCAAATAACAATCAGATATTTATAGATGATTTTGATGAATTTGATAAGGAAATACCCAAATCGAATTTAACAGCATTagaaacaaaatttattgatatatttgaaCAGGAATGGAGTTcttatgataataaaaaaactcTTGGCAAAAATGCTAACCAAGATAACATTGTAAGCTTAATTTTAAAGCGTATGGAAGAATTCAAAGAGGTAATTGAATCTATGGAACTTTACAAAATAAGGGGCGTTCCttcaaaaatgaaaattctTTCTAAAAtcgataataatttaaataaagaaacttataaagaaatagaaGATGGATTGAAGGAGTCTTATGAATTAGCaaaaaattggaaaaaaataaaactcaatgtaaaaacaatattagAAGAAGACTATGAACACGCTATTAAATtggaaaaagaaattaacgatttatttaaaaaatatttggaaataaaagatgaaatcatatatttaagcAAGTTAAAATtagaattaaaagaaaaaattaaaaatatatctgacaaaaatgaatatgttAAAAAAGCAATTGACTTAAAGAAGGTGATAGAAAATAACAATGCATACATTGATGAATTAGCTAAAATCTCGCCATATCAAGTTACagaatatttaaagaacaaagataatatatatagtacaATAAAATCAGAGTTATCTGAAATTTATCAAGGAAACCTTGATGCACTTTACAATCAATTATCTTCTATAGTTAAAGAAAATGCTATTGATAATACAGAAGAGAAAGAGAAAATTGAAGAtttaaaatcaaaaatagataaagaatataataaaattccAATCATGGAAACTGAAACAATTGAATTAAATTTAGATACCAtggaagataaaaaaaatgagctTTTGAGTATTATtgtgaaaatgaaaaaacatatatatagtgaACTTAACAATgagataaataaaatagtaaaagATTTTAAAAGTAAAGAAAAGCAGTTGTCaagtaatataaatgattattCTAATTACATAgacaaattaaataaatataaatctaAAATTTCAGAAATCAAAAATCAATATAATGATCAAAGTAATATAGACAATATAAATGACGAAGACGAAAAACAAAACTATGAAGAATCCAAAGAATACATCAAGACAATATATGCCAAAGAAGATGAAATATTCAAAACCATAAATGAAATGAAACCCATGAAAAGTGACATCTTAAATAAAGTGAATGAATTTGTGAATTTCGAAAATAATCATAAAGAAAAGATTAACTCAGAGCACGAATCATTTACTGAATtggtaaataaaataaaaaatgaaatttcAGATGACCAGTTAAAtgattatgaaaaaaaacttaaTGATAGTAAATCTTTAATTAACGAAACAAGAAAATCCATTGAAGAGGAATATCAAAACATGAATACTCTTAAGAAGgcaaatatgtatttaaaaatatgtaaaaatacgACAGAATCTATAGAAAATTTCCGTAATaagcaaaataaattaaataaaatgttaaataaaaatatagaagccatacaaaattgtaatttaatagaaaaatcatatacaaacaaattttataaaacattaACAGATAAAAAGATAGAATTAGAAAAAACATTCACAGAATTGTCTTTAAGTAATTACGAAACGAGTAACAATgaattgataaaatattttaatgatttaaaaaaaaaattaggaACTCCTACAGGAAACATCCTATATCAACACCTCgctgaaaaagaaaaggcTACTAATGATAtcgaacaaaaaaatattaatgcaaataaaaatatttcaaatatcGAAATGGCAATTCATACATCAATTTATAACATTAGTGACGAgatagaaaaattaattggaaaaaatatagaacttctaaataaagaaatactTAAGAGAGCAGAAATCAGTATAACcaattttaatgaaataaaggaaaaattaatgcattataattttgatgaTTTTgcaaaagaagaaaatataaaatatgctgacgaaattaacaaaatcaaaaataatattaagaCCTTAGATCAAAAAGTtgataaaaacataaagaCATTAacggaaaaaaaaataacatcaGAGAACTATATTAACGAAATAAAAACGCAAATAAGTGATTTAGAATATGTAACAGataaaatcatatataatgagGATCCAAAggaaattgaaaaaaaaatagaaaatatagtaacaaaaatctataaaaaaatatatatatatgataatatgaacaaattattaaatgaaatagcggaaatagaaaaagataaaactTCGTTAGAAgaagtaaataatataaatatgttatatggaaaaagtttaaataaactatttttggaaaaaattaatgaagaaaagaaaaaatctgaaaatatgataaaaacaatggaaaaatatataaaagacattgatgaaataaaaaatcaatcACCCAAAGGGGAAATGAACACATTTAATATGTCAAATTCCAACTATAAAGATCATTATATTACTAGTCaggaaaatgataaaagtATTTCCGATATTcgtgaaaaatatttaaaactaacagaagaaaattatgagaaatcaaatataaatgatattaaaaaaacgatggaaatatatcttttaaacgctcaaaataataatagtgacataaatctttatttaaatgaaattacCAATctatataacattttaaagttaaataatattaaaaatattattgatGAAGTAAAAGAATATACTAAACAAATtgaagaatataataaaaatgtaaaatcGGAATTAGATAAATCAGAAGCATTAATTAAAACCGTCAAAGAAAAATCAAATTTAGAAACATGCATATCGAAAATAGGGTCAACTGTAGATGGTAAAGATGTTAATGAATGCATAAAGAATGTTACAgaatcaaaaaattatattttaagcGAAGAGTCTAACAACGATGcctattttaaaaatgctaaagagaataatgaaaatgcaTCACTACTTTTTAAGAATATAGAAATAGCAAACAACAAAGTTAAATACATAATGGGAactaaaaatgataatggCACTAgtgatataaattataatttagatGAATTGAAGGAAAACATGGATAAatctaaaaaatacaaagaCGAGgctgataaaaatgaaaaacaaaCGGAAACAAATAAGATTCTATTtgaacaatataaaaaaaatgttactgaacttttaaataaatattctgaattagcaataaaaaataatatcgcagaaacaaaaaaagacTCCAATGttataattaatgaaataaaagagttacaaaaacaaattacCCTTCAAGAAAAAAGATTGGAGcaaaacattaaaaaaataaaaaaagaaaaatttagTATTGAAGACGACaatgttaataataataaatccaATACAGCAGCTATAGCTATTCAAACTTCTTTGGAAAAtcttgaaaataaattattaaaaataaccaatataaaaaaaaaaataaacgaTTGTTTAACAGAAACAGAAAGCATAGCGGAACAAATATCAAGTTTTTCCATAAATAGTCAAGATACAGAATTAAGTAGCCTTCAGACATATTTAGAATCCCTCAAAGacctaaaaaaaaatattgaagaCCAAAAAACAGAATTCAATATCCTTGATTctgaaattaaaattatagaaaACGATGTTGATcaccataaaaaaaactacGAAATTGGAATTctcgaaaaaataaaagaaactGCCATTACAAATAAAGAGGAATTAGAATCAATAAAAACCTCAATAGAATCAACAATAAAAACTGTAATATcatcttttaatataaatgatttaGAAGGTATTAAAACTAATGAAAActtggaaaaatataatactgaaatgaataatatatataacgaatttattaattcatataatctaataataaattatccAGAAACAGTTTCAAAAGAACCCATAACATATgatcaaattaaaaataaacgaATCACCGCCCAAAATGAAttcttaaaaattatagaaaTCAAAAAGAAATCTAAGTCCTACTTagataatgtaaaaataaaagaagtTGATAGACTAATTACTCATTTTAAAAGCAAATTAGATAATTTGAATgataaatttacaaaagaACATTCAAATATTAAGAAAGGTTTCAAAGATATTTCAAAATCTATTGAAAATGTTAAGTCTTCAACCGATgaaaattcattatttgataTACTAAAGAAAATCAATGATGCGTATATTGGCATGATTGgtaaaacatattatagCTATAAAGATGAAGCAGAaagtatatttaaaaatatggttAAATTAGCAtattctataaatattcaaatacaaaataattcgggcataaatttatttgacAATGTTAATATAGCTGTATTATCTAGATTAAAGTCAAAAACAAAAGAcacattaaaatttattccATCGCAAGAAAATGAACCGGAAATATATACGAAAATACGCAATTCTTATGATATTCTtcttgatatatttaaaaaaagtcaAAATACACATAGAAAGGAACaagatattttaaatataatgaaaaaaaaccaacgtttatatgaaaaattacataaatCCAATGTATTAAAAGGTGCATTAAGtgatacaaaatataaaaaagaaaatatattaaacgGTGTTAAACTAGTTTTACATAAATTTGATGAATTAAATCAATTAACATGTGATTCTCAAAATTATGATACGATTTTAGAATTATCAAATCagaatcaaataaaaacaaaaattgaCAATTATGAgcaagaaaaaagaaaatttgtAATGGATTTTAATGTAACGGTTATGGAAGAAAAATTGGATAATATCATTaaatctataaaaaaattcgaAAATAACCATGATTCttcaaagaaaaaagactctaatatacaatttaatgatcaattaaacaaaatgactgaattatttaatactgagataaaaataattgagAACAAAATAATCGAAAAAAATGGTTTAATTGATAAACTAACAAAAATGAGAAAAGAATGCCTACTTTTTTCATATGCAACATTAGTCGAGACTCTTAAAAGTAAAGTAAATAATTACTCGAAATTTATAGCATCTGCAactaaattttcaaaaaaatatttagaatttattaataatagtacAGATTCTTTAAATGATGATATCGATGCAttacaaacaaaatataatttgaatCAAACAAAGAAACATATGGTAAGTAATATTACGgacgataaaaataacttaatagaaaaagaaaaagaagcTACTCAGacaattaataatttgacCAAGTTATTTACAATAGATTCAAACAATATCGATGTCAATACATTACATAGCAATAAACTACAAATGACTTATTTCTATTCCCAACTTCAAAAGTCAATTGAATCcataaaacaattatatagAACGATACGCGCctttaaattatcaaatataGGCCAGATtaatcaaaaatattttgacaTATCCAAAcaatttgataatattttacagttgcagaaaaataaattaacagaaaatttaaataatttaaaggAAATTGAACAATATGTTTctgataaaaaaagaattttcTTTCATACAGTAAATGACAATACAAATTTCAATACGCTTAAAgagatatattataatatcatTAGTCGTGAAAACAAAGCCcatgatattaaaaatgttaataataaagaaaatgaaaatttaacaCAATACACAGATACAATTAccaaattaacaaaaaaaatacaagatatattaaattttgttacaacttatgaaaatgataataatataatcaaGGAGCATATTCAAGacaatgatgaaaataatgtatcaaaaattaaagaaattttaaaaaccACAATACAATCATTTCAgcatattcaaaataaaataaatgaaatcaAAGCCAAATTTTATGGTGataacaatataaatagtattATAATTACCATATCACaaaatgcaaataatataaaaacactATTTTCTGAGGATTTAACTATAGAAAGCAAACTCATTCAAATAGAAAAtcgtttaaaaaatattaaaaatgctGCTCATGAAATCAGAAGCGAGGAAATAGTTCAATATACTAATtctatatacaaatatattgacaatcaatttaaaaaaattgagaGCAATCCAAATAAAAACGAAATAGACAGTACAATGGAAACTATACGAACATATAATCAAGTATCCAAAGTAAAATTACAACAAATTTCAAATTCCCAAAACGAATTTGCATCAATAATCTCAGATATTACTAGCCTTATTACTTTAATTAAATCTAAGTATGGTAATAATCATATCTTATATATGGTTGCCATTAGGCATCAAGAGGATGCccaaaacatatttaatgatttaaataaaagtcaaaatattcttacccaatcaa
- a CDS encoding haloacid dehalogenase-like hydrolase, putative, with protein sequence MNLKLIQISLFLLLICLCKGYSGKENNNGNKIIKLIQFLSGSKTNDAGEVYKEQQAYDEQPNHGALVVRDKNGKPVDKNNLKNNIKIVFIDLDGTLLNKHQKVSKLNIESLTKAQNKGIKIVFATGRPMFSVNALIGKDVKKNNLSLMPGIYLNGAITYGPNGDIILDNYIDKKLIMDIYNFSKENNLVGRMFWDSLEKAHVFEKNEYTDRYLNLEPTKPDIIDEETLKNTKIYRILILLDEENLSSVLKMYKNKFSHRVFVDNTFQTYIEVYHHNANKFEGVKALCKHFDINLNDALAIGDGENDIEMLQGIGTSIAVQNAPSEIKKCAKYVAPSNIDDGVHHAIRTFCDI encoded by the exons ATGAATCTCaaattaatacaaataagcttatttcttcttttaatatGCTTATGCAAAGGATATAGTGGCAag gaaaataataatggaaataagattataaaattgattCAATTTTTATCTGGGTCCAAAACTAATGATGCAGGAGAAGTATATAAAGAGCAACAAGCTTATGATGAGCAACCAAATCATGGCGCTCTCGTTGTAAGAGATAAAAATGGGAAGCCCGtcgataaaaataatttaaaaaataatataaaaatcgtTTTTATCGATTTAGATGGAACATTATTAAACAAACATCAAAAAGTAtccaaattaaatatagaaagTTTAACAAAGGCACAAAATaaaggaataaaaatagtttttgCTACTGGTCGTCCGATGTTTTCAGTTAATGCTTTAATAGGAAAagatgttaaaaaaaataatttaagttTAATGCCcggaatatatttaaacgGCGCTATCACTTACGGTCCTAATGGTGACATAATACttgataattatatagataaaaaattaataatggatatatataatttttcaaaggAAAACAATCTCGTTGGACGTATGTTTTGGGATAGTTTAGAAAAAGCACATGTATTTGAAAAGAATGAATATACTGATCGATATTTGAATCTTGAACCTACAAAACCTGATATTATTGATGAagaaacattaaaaaatacaaaaatatacagAATTTTGATATTATTAGATGAAGAAAACTTATCAAgtgtattaaaaatgtataaaaacaaattttcgCATCGAGTTTTTGTAGATAACACATTTCAAACATATATAGAAGTGTATCATCATAATgcaaataaatttgaagGTGTAAAAGCATTATGCAAACATTTcgatataaatttaaatgatgcATTAGCTATAGGAGATGGTGAAAACGATATAGAGATGTTACAAGGCATAGGAACTTCGATAGCAGTACAGAATGCTCCTAGtgaaataaagaaatgCGCAAAATATGTAGCTCCATCAAACATTGATGATGGGGTACATCATGCAATACGAACATTTTGTgacatttaa
- a CDS encoding fam-a protein yields MNKIYIKVALALLGIAGYMQNVAFASETAEQICNKYSLINHGPLAIYEQYKDEACINPYEALEVMKYAVNSRDILAKLSEVDVHDYSTYSTENGHIIYNKKIGNMDIGRLDFTIPSASKYEDVYRHYWDFKYDKTPDKKIINEKVARLYCKNLAVFEKHNPDSNYTPLKKVYTIGSRTYKEDFIVLTFPSRILNFDGEINKETELEEVYRNQKLFELDIDPEEALNKYGDNIVGFVIKSDKDNDQVRVTYINAIYDNGNSTEFADNKRQRAHEYTKILKLAQRIIANDFDYPPREPAQAI; encoded by the exons atgaataaaatatatattaaggTTGCTTTAGCACTTTTAGGTATCGCAGGATATATGCAAAATGTAGCATTTGCAAGCGAAACTGCTGAACAaatttgtaataaataCTCCCTCATCAACCATGGTCCATTAGCAAt ATATGAGCAATACAAAGATGAGGCATGTATCAACCCTTATGAAGCTTTAGAAGTAATGAAATATGCAGTCAATTCTAGAGATATATTAGCAAAACTTTCTGAGGTTGATGTACACGATTACTCGACCTATTCTACAGAAAATGgacacataatatataataagaaaATTGGAAATATGGACATTGGAAGACTTGATTTTACCATTCCATCTGCCTCTAAA tACGAAGATGTATATAGGCATTACTGGGATTTCAAATATGACAAAACTCCAGataagaaaattattaatg aaaaagTTGCTCGTTTATACTGCAAAAATCTGGCCGTATTTGAAAAACATAACCCAGATTCTAATTATACACCCCtcaaaaaagtatatactATAGGCTCAAGAACTTAT AAAGAAGACTTTATTGTACTTACATTTCCTTCAAGAATTCTAAATTTTGACGGTGAAATCAATAAAGAAACTGAATTGGAAGAAGTTTACAGAAATCAAAAATTATTCGAACTTGACATTGATCCTGAGGAAGCATTAAACAAATATGGTGATAATATAGTCGGATTTGTAATTAAAAGCGACAAAGATAATGATCAAGTTCGTGTTACTTATATCAACGCT ATCTATGATAATGGCAATTCTACCGAGTTTGCTGACAATAAAAGACAGAGAGCTCatgaatatacaaaaatccTAAAGTTAGCACAACGCATTATAGCTAATGATTTCGATTATCCTCCACGTGAACCTGCTCAGGCAATTTAA
- a CDS encoding CIR protein PIR protein, fragment, translating to MLKYNLGAYDKTVTIVKDAYTRSTNYNSGAVNSITNQFNPFGTFQLSDDQSGSNSLGMGWIHLISHNYNHHIPKRYQIRHHQNQSIHRLALTNSSICTY from the exons ATGCTGAAGTATAATCTCG GCGCTTATGATAAGACTGTGACTATTGTAAAAGATGCTTATACTAGATCTACTAATTATAATAGTGGTGCTGTTAATAGTATAACTAACCAATTTAATCCATTCGGTACTTTTCAATTAAGTGATGATCAATCTGGATCCAATAGTTTAGGGATGGGGTGGATACATCTGATCAGTCACAACTATAATCACCATATCCCCAAACGCTATCAGATTCGCCATCACCAAAATCAATCGATTCACAGACTAGCTCTAACCAATTCATCAATTTGCACTTACTGA
- a CDS encoding fam-b protein, protein MKVSILKFVLFSIIICSFEYAPKELYFINERNIYLERNIINFKNSRILADKDKQFDLNNFYESTLSLANQFSEYIDDDEEITNLRNIIDSRIKKHKGSNISPNLNNVDEKTKKLIYELQTELEEVKKELDNIRNDKIPIQPIQNERIIIKGENISVSEHEDISQLENGENISVSEHEDISQLENDENFLDTEDKEISSSSKNELKNNPKTKNVIKKIFMKGLLLTAAFLALFISPALSFLLLVMPNLIDMAMNIRKFIDSKINKIKTSR, encoded by the exons atgaaagtcagtattttaaaatttgttttgttttcaattattatttgttcttTTGAATATGCCCCAAAA GAATTATACTTTATAAACGAAAGAAACATATATCTTGAaaggaatataataaattttaaaaatagtagGATATTAGCAGATAAAGACAAGCAATtcgatttaaataatttttatgagtCAACCTTGAGCCTTGCAAATCAATTCAGTGAGTACATTGATGATGACGAAGAAATAACAAATCTTCGAAATATTATAGATTCACGTATAAAGAAGCATAAAGGAAGTAATATATCAcccaatttaaataatgtagATGAGAAAACGAAAAAGTTAATTTATGAACTTCAGACAGAATTAGAAGAAGTAAAAAAAGAGCTTGACAATATAAGGAATGATAAAATACCAATACAACCGATACAAAACgaaagaataataataaagggTGAAAACATTTCTGTATCAGAACATGAAGACATTAGCCAATTGGAAAATGGTGAAAACATTTCTGTATCAGAACATGAAGACATTAGCCAATtggaaaatgatgaaaatttcTTGGATACTGAGGATAAGGAGATCAGTTCAAGTAGTAAAAacgaattaaaaaataatccaAAGACGAAAAACGtcatcaaaaaaatttttatgaagGGTCTTTTGTTGACTGCAGCTTTTTTGGCGTTATTCATATCGCCAGCCTTATCATTTCTGCTTTTAGTTATGCCGAATTTGATTGATATGGCTATGAACATACGGAAATTCATTGATTCGAagattaataaaataaaaacatcaAGATAG